TCTACATGGGTACCTTTTCATTGGTGAATATTGATAAGAATGAAGATGGTTCCATCGCTGAGAGACTCTATGTCAAAAGAGCTATCGGATTTCCCTCTGAGACGATTCGCTTTGTCAATGGTAATGTACAGGTTCGTCCTGCAGGTTTCTCATCGTATATTGATGAAGATTCGTTCAGATCTGATCTCTCTTTGGTAGACGGTCCACATAGAAGTCTTGATGCCTCTTCCTACGAAGGAATTCGAGCATGGGGTAGTCTGTTTGGATACCAGGAAGCTGGTCTGAACCTGTCAGCAAGCCCGGCCTACCTGAAGAGCCAATACGCAAGCGTCCAAGGGGACTCCTACCCAGATGATATGTACGCATTCGAGACTGCCGCAAAGCGAACAAAACACCTAATCAATCCCGCGGATATGCAAGCAAGAAGCGACAGCGCAAAGTATCAAAGTGGAATCTATGTTCCGCAGGACTCCATCCTTCCTCTTGGCGATAATCGTGACAACAGCCGTGACGGCAGGTATTTCGGCCCTGTGACCCAGAAAAAAATCAATGGCTCGGTTCGGTTTCGTTTCTGGCCCTTCACAAGCATGAAATATCTGGGAGATGCATAGTGCTCACATTAGGTGCAAGCAAGCCAAAAGCCCTTTATCTTCATATTCCTTTTTGTACCACCCGTTGCTCATATTGTGCGTTTTACAGTGAGCCAGAGACTTCTTGGAGAGGATTTCAGGAGAAGTATGTCTCACGTCTTGAACAAGAGATTACGGGTGTGGTTCAAGAGACTGGTGGATTTGAAACCATTTTCATTGGTGGAGGAAACCCTGGATCCCTTACCTGTGAACAACTATCCCGCTTGCTTGTTGCAGCAAAGAGCACCCAATGCAGTGAAGTCACCATCGAGATGAATCCTGAGACATTTTCTGAATCTTACTTTCCTCTGTTCGAAAAAAAACTGGTCACGCGTGTAAGTATGGGCATTCAGAGCATGAATGATTCAGTGCTTCGCCAACTGGGTAGGAATGCAACAGTAGAAGACAATTTGAGGGCGATTGCCCTTGCCAAGAAAGCCCATTCTCTATAC
This sequence is a window from uncultured Sphaerochaeta sp.. Protein-coding genes within it:
- the lepB gene encoding signal peptidase I encodes the protein YMGTFSLVNIDKNEDGSIAERLYVKRAIGFPSETIRFVNGNVQVRPAGFSSYIDEDSFRSDLSLVDGPHRSLDASSYEGIRAWGSLFGYQEAGLNLSASPAYLKSQYASVQGDSYPDDMYAFETAAKRTKHLINPADMQARSDSAKYQSGIYVPQDSILPLGDNRDNSRDGRYFGPVTQKKINGSVRFRFWPFTSMKYLGDA